The following proteins are encoded in a genomic region of Fundidesulfovibrio soli:
- a CDS encoding aminoacyl-tRNA deacylase, with the protein MSAKPPVTPATRLLASARVPFEVRLYDYVDHGGTERAAQELGVPENAVVKTLVFEDDAKQPFLVLMHGDREVSLKELARCLGVKTVTPCSQEAAQRHTGYQVGGISPFATRKKLPVYAEKSIFGLDVIYINAGKRGALAALDPKLLRELLPVTEVQAGR; encoded by the coding sequence ATGAGCGCGAAGCCCCCCGTCACGCCCGCCACGCGCCTGCTGGCCTCCGCCAGGGTGCCCTTCGAGGTGCGGCTCTACGACTACGTGGACCACGGCGGCACCGAGCGCGCCGCGCAGGAGCTGGGTGTACCCGAGAACGCCGTCGTCAAGACCCTCGTCTTCGAGGACGATGCGAAACAGCCCTTCCTGGTGCTCATGCACGGCGACCGCGAGGTCTCCCTCAAGGAACTGGCCCGCTGCCTGGGCGTGAAGACCGTGACCCCCTGCTCGCAGGAGGCCGCCCAGCGCCACACTGGCTACCAGGTGGGCGGCATCTCGCCCTTCGCCACGCGCAAGAAGTTGCCCGTGTACGCGGAAAAGAGCATCTTCGGCCTGGACGTCATCTACATCAACGCCGGGAAGCGCGGAGCCCTTGCCGCGCTGGACCCGAAACTCCTGCGGGAGCTCCTGCCGGTGACAGAGGTTCAGGCGGGACGATGA
- the nadA gene encoding quinolinate synthase NadA, which produces MTARNDSDSIEAARQRLGKRLVILAHHYMSDAVARHADYTGDSLELSRRIPDLDAEYIVFCGVFFMAETAAILAKPGQKVFIPEMNSRCVMSDMAPAWLARNVLDVLAAGGLHVTPLTYVNSSAAVKALVGERGGSVCTSANAKVMLEWALAQGPHTLFLPDVRLGLNSADWVGLPKELRHILDIREHGKAIMLEKARQAQLLLWPGQCVIHSRFKPESIRKARAESPGCKVVVHPECHPNTVALADACGSTSFIIKYVAEAPEGSVIYVGTEWNLVNRLAGQYKGVKDVRPLLYSTCSNMEKVTEPNLACLLENLDSSPCVEVDEALIPPARMALTRMLEVCAGPASRHA; this is translated from the coding sequence ATGACCGCCCGCAACGACTCCGATAGCATCGAGGCCGCCCGGCAGCGCCTGGGCAAGCGCCTGGTGATCCTGGCCCACCACTACATGTCCGACGCCGTGGCCCGCCACGCGGACTACACGGGCGACTCCCTGGAGCTCTCCCGGCGCATCCCGGACCTTGACGCCGAATACATCGTGTTTTGCGGGGTGTTCTTCATGGCCGAGACGGCCGCCATCCTGGCCAAGCCCGGGCAGAAGGTCTTCATCCCGGAGATGAACTCCCGCTGCGTCATGTCGGACATGGCCCCGGCCTGGCTGGCCCGCAACGTCCTGGACGTGCTGGCCGCGGGCGGGCTCCACGTGACGCCGCTGACCTACGTGAACTCCTCGGCGGCGGTGAAGGCCCTGGTGGGCGAGCGCGGCGGCTCCGTGTGCACCTCGGCCAACGCCAAGGTCATGCTCGAATGGGCCTTGGCGCAGGGGCCGCATACGCTCTTCCTGCCGGACGTGCGCCTGGGCCTCAACTCCGCCGACTGGGTGGGCCTGCCCAAGGAGCTGCGCCACATCCTGGACATCCGCGAGCACGGCAAGGCCATCATGCTGGAGAAGGCCCGCCAGGCCCAACTGCTGCTCTGGCCCGGCCAGTGCGTGATCCACTCGCGCTTCAAGCCCGAGTCCATCCGCAAGGCGCGGGCGGAATCCCCGGGCTGCAAGGTTGTGGTACATCCCGAGTGCCACCCCAACACCGTGGCCCTGGCGGACGCCTGCGGCTCCACCTCCTTCATCATCAAGTACGTGGCCGAAGCGCCCGAAGGCTCGGTGATCTACGTGGGCACGGAGTGGAACCTGGTGAACCGGCTGGCCGGCCAGTACAAGGGCGTCAAGGACGTGCGCCCCCTGCTCTATTCCACCTGCTCCAACATGGAGAAGGTCACGGAGCCCAACCTGGCCTGTCTGCTGGAGAACCTGGACTCCTCCCCCTGCGTGGAGGTGGACGAGGCCCTGATCCCCCCCGCCCGCATGGCGCTGACGCGCATGCTGGAGGTGTGCGCTGGCCCGGCCTCGCGCCACGCCTAG
- the nadB gene encoding L-aspartate oxidase, which produces MYHYRMKTQVLVIGSGAAGCATALTLADQGREVYLLCAGDKLTDGNSSLAQGGIVYTSPEDSPSLLEQDILNCGWNVNHLLAVRFLARKGPAIVRDLLIDRLGVPFELREDGQYHLTKEGGHSIPRILHCADSTGYSIMKHMVAAVEKHPNIKVLTHRTAVDVLTSHHHATQLEYKYHLVNQCLGAYVYNSVSDVVETILADYTVLATGGVGQVYLHSTNTKACVGSAVAMAYRCGARYLNMEYIQFHPTSLYHRAERRFLITEAMRGEGGRLVNAKGEAFMAKYDTRADLAPRDIVTRAIMDELLKSGEDCVYLDAANHVKDVARRFPGIAKKCAEIGVDIAKQPIPVVPAEHYSCGGVLVDVHGRTTVDRLYAVGECSCTGLHGANRMASTSLLECVVWGVSAGGYIGSRFGSKPVVTRKLCDSIPDWVSPGNDRNEDPALINQDWSTIKSTMWNYVGIHRTASRLKRAFEDLRDLNVHLHDFYRETPLSKPIIDLFHGCQAAYIITLSAMRNTRSLGCHYRVN; this is translated from the coding sequence ATGTACCACTACAGGATGAAGACCCAGGTGCTGGTGATCGGCTCCGGCGCGGCCGGATGCGCCACCGCCCTGACCCTGGCCGACCAAGGGCGCGAGGTGTACCTGCTCTGCGCCGGGGACAAGCTCACCGACGGCAACTCCTCCCTGGCCCAGGGCGGCATCGTCTACACTTCGCCCGAGGACAGCCCTTCCCTGCTGGAGCAGGACATCCTGAACTGCGGTTGGAACGTGAACCACCTGCTGGCCGTGCGCTTCCTGGCCCGCAAGGGGCCCGCCATCGTGCGCGACCTGCTCATCGACCGCCTGGGCGTGCCCTTCGAGCTCCGCGAGGACGGCCAGTACCACCTCACCAAGGAGGGCGGGCACAGCATCCCGCGCATCCTGCACTGCGCGGACTCCACGGGCTATTCCATCATGAAGCACATGGTGGCCGCCGTGGAGAAGCACCCCAACATCAAGGTGCTCACCCACCGCACCGCCGTGGACGTGCTCACCTCGCACCATCACGCCACCCAGCTGGAATACAAGTACCACCTGGTGAACCAGTGCCTGGGGGCCTACGTCTACAACTCCGTGTCCGACGTGGTTGAGACCATCCTGGCGGACTACACCGTGCTGGCCACCGGCGGCGTGGGCCAGGTCTACCTGCACTCCACCAACACCAAGGCCTGCGTGGGCTCGGCCGTGGCCATGGCCTACCGCTGCGGCGCGCGCTATTTGAACATGGAGTACATCCAGTTCCACCCCACCTCGCTCTACCACCGGGCGGAGCGGCGCTTCCTCATCACCGAGGCCATGCGCGGCGAGGGCGGCAGGCTGGTCAACGCCAAGGGCGAGGCCTTCATGGCCAAGTACGACACCCGGGCGGACCTGGCCCCGCGCGACATCGTGACCCGGGCCATCATGGACGAGCTGCTCAAGTCCGGGGAGGACTGCGTCTACCTGGACGCGGCCAACCACGTGAAGGACGTGGCCCGGCGCTTCCCTGGCATCGCCAAGAAGTGCGCGGAGATCGGCGTCGACATCGCCAAGCAGCCCATCCCCGTGGTCCCGGCGGAGCATTACTCCTGCGGCGGCGTGCTGGTGGACGTGCACGGACGCACCACCGTGGACAGGCTCTACGCCGTGGGCGAGTGCAGCTGCACGGGCCTGCACGGTGCCAACCGCATGGCCTCCACCTCGCTCCTGGAGTGCGTGGTCTGGGGCGTGAGCGCGGGCGGGTACATCGGCTCGCGTTTCGGCTCCAAGCCGGTGGTCACGCGCAAGCTGTGCGACTCCATCCCGGACTGGGTCAGCCCCGGCAACGACCGCAACGAGGACCCGGCGCTTATCAACCAGGACTGGTCCACCATCAAGTCCACCATGTGGAACTACGTGGGCATCCACCGCACGGCCTCGCGCCTGAAGCGCGCCTTCGAGGACCTGCGTGACCTCAACGTCCACCTGCACGACTTCTACCGCGAGACCCCGCTCTCAAAGCCCATCATCGACCTGTTCCACGGCTGCCAGGCGGCGTACATCATCACGCTGTCGGCCATGCGTAACACCAGGAGTTTGGGCTGCCATTACCGGGTGAACTAG